A section of the Frankiales bacterium genome encodes:
- a CDS encoding tyrosine--tRNA ligase, giving the protein MGAVTTQDTVPGDAVADQDSSGAAGPLDLDALDPAARARVGVVDELQWRGLVAVSTDLEALRAEAAAGPVTLYCGFDPTAPSLHFGNLLQILTVRRFQLAGHRPLALVGGATGMIGDPKESGERTLNEADVVHAWVERIRAQLERFFDFEAPGNAAVMVNNYEWTQGLSTLDFLRDVGKHFSVNRMLDREAVAARLAGPGISYTEFSYQLLQSYDYLQLHLRHGCTLQTGGSDQWGNIVAGVDLVRRVTGHHVHAVTTPLVTKADGTKFGKTESGTVWLDAGLTSPWAFFQFWLNTEDALVPTMLRLFSFRGREEIEALEASLRERPQAREAQRALAEELTDLVHGRAERDKVDAAARALFGQGDVAALDPATLEAALAEAPHAEVSRADWSAGLSVADALARAGLAPSKGAARRTIAEGGASVSNVRVTDEAAVLTDADLLHGRWVLLRRGRRHIGGIRLADS; this is encoded by the coding sequence ATGGGCGCCGTGACGACGCAGGACACCGTGCCCGGGGACGCCGTGGCCGACCAGGACTCCTCGGGCGCGGCCGGCCCGCTCGACCTCGACGCCCTCGACCCGGCCGCCCGGGCACGCGTGGGGGTGGTGGACGAGCTGCAGTGGCGAGGGCTGGTGGCGGTGTCCACCGACCTGGAGGCGCTGCGCGCCGAGGCCGCCGCCGGCCCGGTGACGCTCTACTGCGGCTTCGACCCCACGGCGCCGAGCCTGCACTTCGGCAACCTGCTCCAGATCCTCACGGTGCGCCGCTTCCAGCTCGCCGGGCACCGCCCGCTGGCGCTGGTCGGCGGCGCCACCGGGATGATCGGCGACCCGAAGGAGTCCGGCGAGCGCACCCTCAACGAGGCCGACGTCGTCCACGCCTGGGTCGAGCGCATCCGGGCCCAGCTCGAGCGCTTCTTCGACTTCGAGGCGCCCGGCAACGCCGCCGTGATGGTCAACAACTACGAGTGGACCCAGGGCCTGTCCACGCTCGACTTCCTCCGCGACGTCGGCAAGCACTTCAGCGTCAACCGCATGCTCGACCGCGAGGCGGTCGCCGCCCGGCTCGCCGGCCCGGGGATCTCCTACACCGAGTTCAGCTACCAGCTGCTCCAGTCCTACGACTACCTCCAGCTGCACCTGCGCCACGGGTGCACGCTGCAGACCGGGGGCTCGGACCAGTGGGGCAACATCGTGGCCGGGGTCGACCTCGTGCGCCGCGTGACCGGCCACCACGTGCACGCGGTCACCACGCCGCTGGTCACGAAGGCCGACGGCACCAAGTTCGGCAAGACCGAGAGCGGCACGGTGTGGCTCGACGCCGGCCTGACCTCGCCCTGGGCCTTCTTCCAGTTCTGGCTCAACACCGAGGACGCGCTCGTCCCCACCATGCTGCGGCTGTTCTCCTTCCGCGGCCGGGAGGAGATCGAGGCGCTCGAGGCCTCGCTGCGCGAGCGGCCCCAGGCGCGCGAGGCGCAGCGGGCGCTGGCCGAGGAGCTCACCGACCTGGTGCACGGGCGGGCCGAGCGCGACAAGGTCGACGCGGCCGCCCGGGCGCTGTTCGGCCAGGGCGACGTCGCCGCCCTCGACCCGGCCACGCTCGAGGCAGCGCTCGCGGAGGCCCCGCACGCGGAGGTGTCCCGGGCGGACTGGTCGGCGGGTCTCAGCGTCGCCGACGCCCTCGCGCGCGCGGGGCTGGCGCCCAGCAAGGGCGCGGCCCGGCGCACGATCGCCGAGGGGGGAGCGTCGGTGTCCAACGTCCGCGTCACCGACGAGGCGGCCGTGCTCACCGACGCCGACCTGCTCCACGGGCGGTGGGTGCTGCTGCGACGTGGTCGGCGTCACATCGGCGGCATCCGGCTCGCCGACTCCTGA
- a CDS encoding DNA-3-methyladenine glycosylase has protein sequence MAGVLPRSFYDRPAPQVARELVGAVVRSTTEHGVVAVRLVEVEAYAGEADPASHAWRGPTPRTRVMYGPPGRSYVYFSYGMHWALNVVCLPPGTASAVLLRAGEVVDGLELARARRRAGTPDVRLASGPANLAAALGLDAGWNDLDVTRPGGALTLRRGSPVADDAVATGPRVGLTRGVETPWRFLLAGDPHVSPPRRANPGAGVVRRTRGWAP, from the coding sequence GTGGCCGGCGTCCTCCCGCGGTCCTTCTACGACCGGCCCGCCCCGCAGGTGGCGCGCGAGCTGGTCGGGGCCGTGGTGCGGTCCACGACCGAGCACGGCGTCGTCGCGGTCCGGCTGGTCGAGGTGGAGGCCTACGCCGGCGAGGCCGACCCCGCCTCGCACGCCTGGCGCGGGCCGACCCCGCGCACGCGGGTCATGTACGGCCCGCCCGGGCGGTCCTACGTTTACTTCTCCTACGGGATGCACTGGGCGCTCAACGTCGTCTGCCTGCCGCCCGGCACCGCGTCCGCGGTGCTCCTGCGCGCCGGCGAGGTGGTCGACGGGCTGGAGCTGGCGCGGGCGCGGCGCCGCGCCGGCACCCCGGACGTGCGGCTGGCCTCGGGCCCGGCCAACCTCGCCGCCGCGCTGGGCCTCGACGCCGGGTGGAACGACCTCGACGTCACCCGGCCCGGCGGGGCGCTCACCCTGCGCCGCGGATCGCCCGTCGCCGACGACGCCGTGGCCACCGGACCCCGGGTGGGGCTCACGCGCGGCGTCGAGACCCCGTGGCGCTTCCTGCTCGCCGGCGACCCGCACGTGAGCCCGCCGCGGCGGGCCAACCCCGGTGCCGGCGTGGTGCGGCGTACGCGAGGATGGGCGCCGTGA